TTTGAAGAATTTATTCATCTATAACAGAGTATGAAAAGCGATATGGAGAATAATGAATGGGCTGACGAAGAAATGTCACTTAAACGGTTTACCAAAAACAACCCGTTTACAGTGCCTGTTGGCTATTTTGAAGACGCCGGTAAACGCATATTATCATTAGTTAAATTAGAAGAATTAAAAAGTGACGACGCGGCCATGGGGTTTAATTTACCGCAAGGTTATTTTACGCAGCTTGGTGACAATATACAAAGCCGGATAAACGTAGAGGCCATTGCAGGGCCCGATGCTGCATTTACTGTGCCCGAGGGCTATTTTGATGATTTAAGCAGCCGTATACAAAGCCGCATAAATATTGATGCGCTTGTTAATGCCGAAGAAAGTGGTTTTACCGTTCCCGAAAATTATTTTGAGGACATGCAGTCGCAAATAAGCAGCCGCATTGCTGTTGAAGAGGCTTTAGAAACAAACACAGGCGCCTTTACCGTACCTGATGGTTATTTTGATAAGCTGAACAAAAGCATTTTGAATAAAACTGTTAACCAGGATATGGTTATACGTAAAACCATTGTGCGCAAGCTATTTGCATCAAACACGTTTAAGTATGCAACTGCCGCTTGTTTGGCTTTAGTGATTGGCGCAGGTGTATTTTTACGGGATGCCCCTACTACCGTTGCACACAACCATACTTACCTGCACAGCCAGCTATCGGGTGTGCCGGTTGATGAAATTAAAGACTACCTTGAGCTGCATATGGATGCCAACGACACCCGCAGCCTAATGGAAAATGATAAACAAATTAATACCGAGGCCCTTGATGCGGACCTGCAGGATTATATTGATCTAAACTAATAATGAAAGTACTGTTCAGATACCTGTTTTTGATATTGGTTGCGTTATTTACACTTGATGTATCTGCGCAGGTTACTGATGTGCGCAGCTTAAGGCCGTCAAATACACCTGCCAACAAGTTTAATAGCGTGCGCACCAACCAGGGTACGGGTAAAAAGTTGGTTGCAGCGCGCAACAGATTTATTACACAGCAGCTATCGTTAACTGATGACGAAGCGCGTAAGTTTTGGCCGCTGTACAACAAGTACCAGCAGGAGCTTACCGCCGTGCGTATTTTAAAACGCTTAAATAACTCAAACGCACAGGCCAACGGTGCCGACCAGGTGAATAAGGACCTTGAATATGACAGCCAAACACTGGCCATTAAAAAAAGGTACCGCGATGAATTCTACAAAATACTGCCCCCCGAAAAGGTTAGCGAGCTTTACAAAAGCGAAAGCGAATTTAAAGACGAGCTGATCAAACAACTCAGCGAGCGCAGCGTAAGAGCGGGGAATTAATTATTGATTTAGTGAGTTATTGAATTATTGATTTAGTGAATTATTGAATGATACGCTGCCAAGACATTTTACTCATTAATTCAATCCTTCAATAATTCAATAATTATAAAAAGACATCATTAATTCAATAATTATCAATGCTAACCCTGCGCCAGCTTTTTCTTAACAACAACGCACAAACCACGCACTTCCCCCTGTTACTGGAGTTTGAACGTGCCGAAGGTGTGTACATGTACGATGCGGAGGGAAAGGCCTATATAGATATGATATCGGGCATTGGGGTAAGCAACCTGGGCCACAGCAACCCAACAGTTGTGGCCGCTGTAAAAGAACAGGTTGATAAATATATGCACCTGATGGTTTACGGCGAGTATGTGCAAACCCCGCAGGTGCGCTTTGCCGAAAAGCTGGTATCCATACTACCTCCTTCTTTAAATTCGGTATACTTTACCAACTCTGGCGGCGAAGCGGTAGAAGGTGCTTTAAAACTGGCAAAACGCTTTACCGGCAGGCAGCAGATAGTAGCCTTTAAAAACTCCTATCACGGCAGCACACATGGTGCCCTTAGTGTAATGGGTAACGAAGATTTTAAGCAAGCTTACCGCCCGCTATTACCCGGCATTACCTTTTTGGAATTAAACCACCTGCCCGGCTTAGCACAAATAACCGAACAAACCGCTTGTGTTATTATTGAGACCATACAAGGCGAAGCCGGCATACGCGTACCCGATGCCGAATTTATGACGGCACTGC
This portion of the Inquilinus sp. KBS0705 genome encodes:
- a CDS encoding aspartate aminotransferase family protein, which encodes MLTLRQLFLNNNAQTTHFPLLLEFERAEGVYMYDAEGKAYIDMISGIGVSNLGHSNPTVVAAVKEQVDKYMHLMVYGEYVQTPQVRFAEKLVSILPPSLNSVYFTNSGGEAVEGALKLAKRFTGRQQIVAFKNSYHGSTHGALSVMGNEDFKQAYRPLLPGITFLELNHLPGLAQITEQTACVIIETIQGEAGIRVPDAEFMTALRNRCNQTGTLLILDEIQAAFGRTGKLFAFEHYNIVPDILLLAKALGGGMPVGAFIASAQVMSAFKENPILGHITTFGGHPVCCAAGLAALDVLLSQNLVGGVAQKEALLRQHLTHPAIKQIRGKGLMLALEFESFELNKKIIDRCIENGVITDWFLHCSNSMRLAPPLIISHQEIVNACQVITEAIDFHTHK